From Salvia splendens isolate huo1 chromosome 3, SspV2, whole genome shotgun sequence, a single genomic window includes:
- the LOC121794393 gene encoding nuclear transport factor 2-like isoform X1 produces the protein MANQYAAQVTASQVGSYFVQQYYQVFQQQREYVHQFYNDSSSMMRVDGEFSESATDMMKIHEVLMSLNFLRIEIKTIKSLESWNGGVLVVVTGSVKLRDFSYWRKFVQTFFLAPQEKGYFVLNDIFHFADDEVTHQPSAPVQEQHVDYRPTSSSHLPDPPVSDYALEEEVGDYGNTVHVEGVEPVEEYNYEEHLQQDPEPEPELVPEQEQVPEPEVDRFEEEPHYEETSHVLQNPQTAVHEPQIFVEEPIGEPEKLTYASILRVKGRVQPPPISQPAYTPRPPVTNWDHISQPVVQQPISTPPSSGLDVMEESLSAQEGEPKSVYVRNLPSSVTSLDLQQEFENFGRIKYDGIFLRNRMDTGVCYAFVEFEDIQSVRNALEASPIQLGGRKVYVEERRPNSGAARGGRSGIRGRGGRGGRSSGR, from the exons ATGGCGAACCAGTACGCAGCTCAGGTCACTGCATCGCAG GTTGGTTCGTACTTCGTTCAGCAGTACTATCAGGTGTTTCAGCAGCAGCGGGAGTATGTGCATCAATTTTACAATGATTCGAGCTCCATGATGCGAGTTGATGGAGAATTCAGCGAGTCCGCCACGGATATGATG AAAATTCATGAGGTGCTTATGTCTCTTAATTTTTTGAgaattgagatcaagacaataAAGTCACTTGAATCATGGAATGGAGGTGTTCTTGTAGTTGTTACTGGCTCTGTCAAGTTGAGAGACTTCAGTTACTGGAGGAAATTTGTGCAGACCTTTTTTCTTGCTCCTCAAGAGAAAGGTTACTTTGTTCTGAATGATATCTTTCATTTTGCCGATGATGAGGTGACACACCAACCTTCAGCTCCCGTTCAGGAACAGCATGTTGATTATCGGCCGACTAGTTCATCTCATCTTCCTGATCCACCTG TTTCCGATTATGCATTGGAGGAGGAGGTAGGTGATTATGGTAACACTGTTCATGTTGAAGGAGTTGAACCAGTTGAAGAATACAATTACGAGGAGCATCTTCAACAGGATCCTGAGCCAGAACCGGAGCTGGTGCCAGAGCAGGAGCAGGTGCCAGAGCCTGAAGTTGACAGATTTGAAGAGGAACCACATTATGAAGAAACAAGCCACGTGCTTCAAAATCCACAAACTGCTGTGCATGAACCTCAGATTTTTGTGGAGGAGCCCATTGGAGAACCAGAGAAACTCACCTATGCCTCCATA TTGCGGGTCAAAGGAAGAGTTCAACCCCCACCGATTTCTCAACCAGCTTACACTCCGAGACCACCTGTTACAAACTGGGACCATATTTCACAGCCAGTGGTGCAGCAGCCAATCTCTACTCCTCCATCATCTGGTCTGGATGTCATGGAAGAATCCTTATCGGCACAAGAAG GAGAACCAAAATCTGTATATGTGAGAAATTTGCCATCTTCAGTAACAAGCCTTGATCTTCAGCAAGAGTTTGAAAATTTTGGGAGAATCAAGTATGATGGAATCTTCTTGAGGAACCGCATG GATACTGGTGTCTGTTATGCCTTTGTTGAGTTTGAAGATATTCAAAGTGTTCGGAATGCTCTCGAG GCTTCTCCTATTCAATTGGGTGGAAGGAAAGTATATGTTGAGGAGAGAAGACCAAACAGTGGTGCTGCTCGCGGTGGAA GGAGCGGGATTCGAGGCAGAGGTGGACGCGGTGGAAGGAGTTCTGGTAGGTGA
- the LOC121794393 gene encoding nuclear transport factor 2-like isoform X2 yields the protein MANQYAAQVTASQVGSYFVQQYYQVFQQQREYVHQFYNDSSSMMRVDGEFSESATDMMKIHEVLMSLNFLRIEIKTIKSLESWNGGVLVVVTGSVKLRDFSYWRKFVQTFFLAPQEKGYFVLNDIFHFADDEVTHQPSAPVQEQHVDYRPTSSSHLPDPPGVEPVEEYNYEEHLQQDPEPEPELVPEQEQVPEPEVDRFEEEPHYEETSHVLQNPQTAVHEPQIFVEEPIGEPEKLTYASILRVKGRVQPPPISQPAYTPRPPVTNWDHISQPVVQQPISTPPSSGLDVMEESLSAQEGEPKSVYVRNLPSSVTSLDLQQEFENFGRIKYDGIFLRNRMDTGVCYAFVEFEDIQSVRNALEASPIQLGGRKVYVEERRPNSGAARGGRSGIRGRGGRGGRSSGR from the exons ATGGCGAACCAGTACGCAGCTCAGGTCACTGCATCGCAG GTTGGTTCGTACTTCGTTCAGCAGTACTATCAGGTGTTTCAGCAGCAGCGGGAGTATGTGCATCAATTTTACAATGATTCGAGCTCCATGATGCGAGTTGATGGAGAATTCAGCGAGTCCGCCACGGATATGATG AAAATTCATGAGGTGCTTATGTCTCTTAATTTTTTGAgaattgagatcaagacaataAAGTCACTTGAATCATGGAATGGAGGTGTTCTTGTAGTTGTTACTGGCTCTGTCAAGTTGAGAGACTTCAGTTACTGGAGGAAATTTGTGCAGACCTTTTTTCTTGCTCCTCAAGAGAAAGGTTACTTTGTTCTGAATGATATCTTTCATTTTGCCGATGATGAGGTGACACACCAACCTTCAGCTCCCGTTCAGGAACAGCATGTTGATTATCGGCCGACTAGTTCATCTCATCTTCCTGATCCACCTG GAGTTGAACCAGTTGAAGAATACAATTACGAGGAGCATCTTCAACAGGATCCTGAGCCAGAACCGGAGCTGGTGCCAGAGCAGGAGCAGGTGCCAGAGCCTGAAGTTGACAGATTTGAAGAGGAACCACATTATGAAGAAACAAGCCACGTGCTTCAAAATCCACAAACTGCTGTGCATGAACCTCAGATTTTTGTGGAGGAGCCCATTGGAGAACCAGAGAAACTCACCTATGCCTCCATA TTGCGGGTCAAAGGAAGAGTTCAACCCCCACCGATTTCTCAACCAGCTTACACTCCGAGACCACCTGTTACAAACTGGGACCATATTTCACAGCCAGTGGTGCAGCAGCCAATCTCTACTCCTCCATCATCTGGTCTGGATGTCATGGAAGAATCCTTATCGGCACAAGAAG GAGAACCAAAATCTGTATATGTGAGAAATTTGCCATCTTCAGTAACAAGCCTTGATCTTCAGCAAGAGTTTGAAAATTTTGGGAGAATCAAGTATGATGGAATCTTCTTGAGGAACCGCATG GATACTGGTGTCTGTTATGCCTTTGTTGAGTTTGAAGATATTCAAAGTGTTCGGAATGCTCTCGAG GCTTCTCCTATTCAATTGGGTGGAAGGAAAGTATATGTTGAGGAGAGAAGACCAAACAGTGGTGCTGCTCGCGGTGGAA GGAGCGGGATTCGAGGCAGAGGTGGACGCGGTGGAAGGAGTTCTGGTAGGTGA
- the LOC121794395 gene encoding probable inactive histone-lysine N-methyltransferase SUVR2 isoform X2, producing MSKQTKAKVASAFRAMKDLGISDTLVKPVLKNLLKLYDKNWELIEEENYRALADAIFERQEAEANEQSKKTADREAAERSKRTRNADKRLEEQAQAAEESPQPLKRVRLRYQDDQSTSSAAATDSSPMMPLIIPKDEPTENERPDPQLLRKVKGKQPISSESLVAREVCDPCQPNRTTSPHALKIRDGERQSISPQTAIVEKSSLPHSSPRATCNKEWKVIRGRVPAPKQKRVSSFPLVIPKEEPVTDDMPQLVLPLAVIDPEPHVEGYSSDMNGKIRELSCLEPSASPSIHEKERNEGTDIPNEARTNGELELVSNQLASNLEIASSPLGEVKISLSCNLALVRPDFDMPSLETVLQLVEDKCLQSYKTLDPNISVMNIMKEICQCFLNIRSDQNCVGSSTLDVHPKTIDLPSKSSATDDLGDSGLQLCSLPGVNDPQSNIELPLPTTPLVTSCNGTDDGCQLEERGGGDGNRTNTEDKEHYVEETNGLSLVVVDQPVTPENIKPLHDLFDITKGQEKVIVSLVNEVNSESLPSFYYIPENVVFQNASVNISLAHIGDSSCSACSGNCLSSSAPCACAHLVGGEFAYTTDGLVKEVLLNECISMKRDLKKHNQFFCKECPVEKSKGDDIPEPCKGHLVRKFIKECWLRCGCSKQCGNRVVQRGITRNLQVFMTLEGKGWGLRTLEDLPEGAFVCEFIGEVLTNTEFFGRILRSAKQDKYPYPVVLDADWGAEESPKDEEALCLDASNYGNVARFINHRCYDSNLVEIPVKVETSDHHYYRLGLFTARKIKAMEELTWVQISKDKLLLRGEMLWLIKIMKRPNA from the exons ATGAGCAAGCAGACAAAAGCTAAAGTTGCCAGTGCCTTTCGAGCTATGAAGGATCTGGGAATCTCTGATACTCTGGTGAAACCAGTTTTGAAGAATTTGTTAAAATTGTATGACAAAAATTGGGAGCTTATTGAAGAGGAGAATTATAGGGCGCTTGCTGATGCTATATTTGAGAGACAAGAAGCGGAA GCAAACGAGCAATCAAAGAAGACTGCTGACAGGGAA GCTGCTGAGCGTTCCAAGAGGACAAGGAATGCTGAT AAAAGGTTGGAGGAACAAGCTCAGGCAGCTGAAGAATCACCACAGCCTTTGAAAAGGGTGCGACTCAGATACCAAGATGATCAAAGCACTTCCTCTGCTGCAGCTACTGATAGTAGTCCTATGATGCCCCTGATCATCCCTAAAGATGAACCAACTGAAAACGAAAGGCCTGATCCTCAGTTACTTAGAAAAGTAAAAGGAAAGCAGCCTATTTCTTCTGAGTCCTTGGTTGCCCGCGAGGTATGTGACCCCTGCCAGCCTAATCGCACCACGAGTCCTCATGCTCTGAAGATCAGAGACGGGGAAAGGCAATCCATCTCTCCTCAAACTGCAATTGTGGAAAAGAGTTCACTGCCTCATAGTTCTCCTCGAGCCACTTGTAATAAAGAGTGGAAGGTCATACGTGGTAGGGTTCCGGCTCCCAAACAGAAGCGTGTTTCAAGTTTTCCTTTAGTTATTCCTAAAGAAGAGCCTGTTACTGATGACATGCCACAACTTGTGCTTCCTCTTGCTGTCATTGATCCAG AGCCACATGTTGAAGGATATTCATCTGATATGAATGGTAAAATTAGAGAACTGTCTTGTcttgaaccctcagcttcaCCATCCATAcatgaaaaagaaagaaatgaagGAACCGACATTCCAAATGAAGCGAGAACAAATGGTGAGCTTGAACTGGTGTCAAATCAGTTAGCTTCCAACTTAGAGATTGCTTCCTCGCCTCTTGGGGAGGTGAAAATTTCCTTGAGCTGCAACTTGGCTCTTGTAAGGCCTGATTTCGACATGCCTAGTCTTGAAACAGTTCTACAATTGGTGGAGGATAAATGTCTCCAATCATACAAAACATTGGACCCAAACATTTCCGTGATGAATATTATGAAAGAAATTTGTCAGTGCTTTCTAAATATAAGATCAGATCAGAATTGTGTGGGTTCTTCAACCCTAGACGTGCATCCAAAAACCATTGACTTACCGAGTAAGTCTTCTGCTACAGATGATCTTGGTGACAGTGGACTGCAGTTATGTTCTTTACCTGGAGTAAATGATCCCCAGTCTAATATTGAGTTACCTTTACCTACAACACCACTGGTTACTTCTTGCAATGGCACAGATGATGGCTGTCAGTTGGAGGAGAGGGGTGGTGGGGATGGCAACAGAACCAATACTGAGGACAAAGAGCATTACGTAGAAGAAACAAATGGTCTGAGCTTGGTGGTTGTTGATCAGCCAGTAACTCCTGAAAATATCAAGCCTCTGCATGATCTTTTTGACATAACAAAGGGTCAAGAAAAAGTCATTGTTTCACTGGTGAATGAAGTAAATAGTGAGTCCCTGCCATCCTTCTACTACATACCTGAAAATGTGGTCTTCCAAAATGCTTCTGTTAATATCTCCTTGGCCCACATTGGAGATAGCAGTTGTTCTGCTTGCTCTGGGAATTGCTTGTCATCATCTGCACCTTGTGCATGTGCACATTTAGTTGGAGGTGAGTTTGCATATACTACAGATGGTCTGGTTAAGGAAGTACTTCTTAATGAGTGTATTTCCATGAAACGTGATCTGAAGAAACACAACCAGTTTTTCTGTAAGGAATGTCCTGTGGAAAAGTCAAAGGGTGATGATATCCCTGAACCGTGCAAAGGTCATCTGGTGAGGAAGTTCATCAAAGAATGCTGGTTGAGATGTGGCTGCAGTAAACAATGTGGCAATCGTGTGGTGCAGAGAGGAATAACTCGCAATTTGCAG GTGTTTATGACCCTGGAAGGCAAAGGATGGGGTCTGCGTACTCTAGAGGACCTGCCAGAAGGTGCTTTTGTTTGTGAGTTTATTGGAGAAGTTTTAACAAATACAGAGTTCTTTGGTCGCATTTTGAGGAGTGCAAAACAGGACAAATATCCATATCCTGTGGTTCTGGATGCTGATTGGGGTGCTGAAGAATCACCGAAAGATGAAGAAGCACTTTGTTTAGATGCTTCAAATTATGGAAATGTTGCAAGATTTATCAACCACAG ATGTTATGATTCAAATTTAGTGGAGATACCAGTGAAAGTGGAGACTTCTGATCACCACTACTATCGT CTCGGTCTCTTCACTGCAAGAAAGATAAAGGCCATGGAAGAACTCACTTGG
- the LOC121794395 gene encoding probable inactive histone-lysine N-methyltransferase SUVR2 isoform X1, whose amino-acid sequence MSKQTKAKVASAFRAMKDLGISDTLVKPVLKNLLKLYDKNWELIEEENYRALADAIFERQEAEANEQSKKTADREAAERSKRTRNADKRLEEQAQAAEESPQPLKRVRLRYQDDQSTSSAAATDSSPMMPLIIPKDEPTENERPDPQLLRKVKGKQPISSESLVAREVCDPCQPNRTTSPHALKIRDGERQSISPQTAIVEKSSLPHSSPRATCNKEWKVIRGRVPAPKQKRVSSFPLVIPKEEPVTDDMPQLVLPLAVIDPEPHVEGYSSDMNGKIRELSCLEPSASPSIHEKERNEGTDIPNEARTNGELELVSNQLASNLEIASSPLGEVKISLSCNLALVRPDFDMPSLETVLQLVEDKCLQSYKTLDPNISVMNIMKEICQCFLNIRSDQNCVGSSTLDVHPKTIDLPSKSSATDDLGDSGLQLCSLPGVNDPQSNIELPLPTTPLVTSCNGTDDGCQLEERGGGDGNRTNTEDKEHYVEETNGLSLVVVDQPVTPENIKPLHDLFDITKGQEKVIVSLVNEVNSESLPSFYYIPENVVFQNASVNISLAHIGDSSCSACSGNCLSSSAPCACAHLVGGEFAYTTDGLVKEVLLNECISMKRDLKKHNQFFCKECPVEKSKGDDIPEPCKGHLVRKFIKECWLRCGCSKQCGNRVVQRGITRNLQVFMTLEGKGWGLRTLEDLPEGAFVCEFIGEVLTNTEFFGRILRSAKQDKYPYPVVLDADWGAEESPKDEEALCLDASNYGNVARFINHRCYDSNLVEIPVKVETSDHHYYRLGLFTARKIKAMEELTWDYGIDFDDHDHPIKAFHCQCGSKFCRNIRRSRTRGSRI is encoded by the exons ATGAGCAAGCAGACAAAAGCTAAAGTTGCCAGTGCCTTTCGAGCTATGAAGGATCTGGGAATCTCTGATACTCTGGTGAAACCAGTTTTGAAGAATTTGTTAAAATTGTATGACAAAAATTGGGAGCTTATTGAAGAGGAGAATTATAGGGCGCTTGCTGATGCTATATTTGAGAGACAAGAAGCGGAA GCAAACGAGCAATCAAAGAAGACTGCTGACAGGGAA GCTGCTGAGCGTTCCAAGAGGACAAGGAATGCTGAT AAAAGGTTGGAGGAACAAGCTCAGGCAGCTGAAGAATCACCACAGCCTTTGAAAAGGGTGCGACTCAGATACCAAGATGATCAAAGCACTTCCTCTGCTGCAGCTACTGATAGTAGTCCTATGATGCCCCTGATCATCCCTAAAGATGAACCAACTGAAAACGAAAGGCCTGATCCTCAGTTACTTAGAAAAGTAAAAGGAAAGCAGCCTATTTCTTCTGAGTCCTTGGTTGCCCGCGAGGTATGTGACCCCTGCCAGCCTAATCGCACCACGAGTCCTCATGCTCTGAAGATCAGAGACGGGGAAAGGCAATCCATCTCTCCTCAAACTGCAATTGTGGAAAAGAGTTCACTGCCTCATAGTTCTCCTCGAGCCACTTGTAATAAAGAGTGGAAGGTCATACGTGGTAGGGTTCCGGCTCCCAAACAGAAGCGTGTTTCAAGTTTTCCTTTAGTTATTCCTAAAGAAGAGCCTGTTACTGATGACATGCCACAACTTGTGCTTCCTCTTGCTGTCATTGATCCAG AGCCACATGTTGAAGGATATTCATCTGATATGAATGGTAAAATTAGAGAACTGTCTTGTcttgaaccctcagcttcaCCATCCATAcatgaaaaagaaagaaatgaagGAACCGACATTCCAAATGAAGCGAGAACAAATGGTGAGCTTGAACTGGTGTCAAATCAGTTAGCTTCCAACTTAGAGATTGCTTCCTCGCCTCTTGGGGAGGTGAAAATTTCCTTGAGCTGCAACTTGGCTCTTGTAAGGCCTGATTTCGACATGCCTAGTCTTGAAACAGTTCTACAATTGGTGGAGGATAAATGTCTCCAATCATACAAAACATTGGACCCAAACATTTCCGTGATGAATATTATGAAAGAAATTTGTCAGTGCTTTCTAAATATAAGATCAGATCAGAATTGTGTGGGTTCTTCAACCCTAGACGTGCATCCAAAAACCATTGACTTACCGAGTAAGTCTTCTGCTACAGATGATCTTGGTGACAGTGGACTGCAGTTATGTTCTTTACCTGGAGTAAATGATCCCCAGTCTAATATTGAGTTACCTTTACCTACAACACCACTGGTTACTTCTTGCAATGGCACAGATGATGGCTGTCAGTTGGAGGAGAGGGGTGGTGGGGATGGCAACAGAACCAATACTGAGGACAAAGAGCATTACGTAGAAGAAACAAATGGTCTGAGCTTGGTGGTTGTTGATCAGCCAGTAACTCCTGAAAATATCAAGCCTCTGCATGATCTTTTTGACATAACAAAGGGTCAAGAAAAAGTCATTGTTTCACTGGTGAATGAAGTAAATAGTGAGTCCCTGCCATCCTTCTACTACATACCTGAAAATGTGGTCTTCCAAAATGCTTCTGTTAATATCTCCTTGGCCCACATTGGAGATAGCAGTTGTTCTGCTTGCTCTGGGAATTGCTTGTCATCATCTGCACCTTGTGCATGTGCACATTTAGTTGGAGGTGAGTTTGCATATACTACAGATGGTCTGGTTAAGGAAGTACTTCTTAATGAGTGTATTTCCATGAAACGTGATCTGAAGAAACACAACCAGTTTTTCTGTAAGGAATGTCCTGTGGAAAAGTCAAAGGGTGATGATATCCCTGAACCGTGCAAAGGTCATCTGGTGAGGAAGTTCATCAAAGAATGCTGGTTGAGATGTGGCTGCAGTAAACAATGTGGCAATCGTGTGGTGCAGAGAGGAATAACTCGCAATTTGCAG GTGTTTATGACCCTGGAAGGCAAAGGATGGGGTCTGCGTACTCTAGAGGACCTGCCAGAAGGTGCTTTTGTTTGTGAGTTTATTGGAGAAGTTTTAACAAATACAGAGTTCTTTGGTCGCATTTTGAGGAGTGCAAAACAGGACAAATATCCATATCCTGTGGTTCTGGATGCTGATTGGGGTGCTGAAGAATCACCGAAAGATGAAGAAGCACTTTGTTTAGATGCTTCAAATTATGGAAATGTTGCAAGATTTATCAACCACAG ATGTTATGATTCAAATTTAGTGGAGATACCAGTGAAAGTGGAGACTTCTGATCACCACTACTATCGT CTCGGTCTCTTCACTGCAAGAAAGATAAAGGCCATGGAAGAACTCACTTGG